One window of the Candidatus Jettenia sp. genome contains the following:
- a CDS encoding thioredoxin family protein, with translation MTYPHPAVIDYINKHFIPVRYNIQTNPDIKNKYRLLWAPTVIVLDLNGTDYHRFNGFLPPEEFIPQLEFGIAKMALEKQDLKAAKTQFMSVVGKYPKSDIAPEAQYWVGVVDFQLTNDVSTEINAWKKIQEYYPGSIWARKVSGAISCEKE, from the coding sequence GTGACGTATCCTCATCCCGCAGTTATTGACTATATCAATAAACATTTTATTCCTGTACGATATAATATACAAACGAATCCAGATATTAAAAATAAATATCGGCTCCTCTGGGCACCAACGGTAATAGTTCTGGACTTGAACGGTACAGACTATCATCGGTTTAATGGCTTCTTACCACCCGAAGAATTTATCCCTCAGCTAGAGTTCGGAATCGCTAAAATGGCTTTAGAAAAGCAAGATTTAAAGGCAGCAAAAACACAATTCATGAGCGTAGTGGGAAAATACCCGAAAAGCGATATTGCTCCAGAAGCTCAATATTGGGTTGGTGTTGTTGATTTTCAACTCACCAATGATGTAAGTACAGAAATCAATGCGTGGAAAAAAATACAAGAGTATTATCCGGGCAGCATATGGGCAAGGAAGGTGTCAGGGGCGATCTCATGTGAAAAGGAGTAA